The Fusarium keratoplasticum isolate Fu6.1 chromosome 4, whole genome shotgun sequence genome contains the following window.
TTCTCATGAATCTTGCCACGATCAGGGCGAGCTGGGCCAGACTCCCAAGGGTGTCGCATGAGACGGCCCGTCATCTATCTCTGATTAGATAGGGGATCGAACGTTGCTCGTCCAAGTCAGGGCGGCCTGAGACGAGAATCGTTGGTTCATTTCGCCTTCAGGAGCACACCCTAATAAATACATGCTCAATCCCCCTCCAACAACCTTATGACCTGAGGTGATTTGCTCCCAGGCGTCCCTTGTCGCCGTCAGATAGACCACGCCATAGCCCTGATCAATCGACCACATCCAGCCAACTCGTAAGCCTTGCTTGCATATGTTGTCTTTTGCTTCGAAATATATTTCTTCGAGAGCCTACgaagcttcttcttctgcttcctttcttctttaATTCAGACTCAGCATCTGCATCACATTCACTCGCCCATCACAATGTCCTCATACTCTAGTTTCTCAAGCTCCATCTCGGGGTCAGCATCCAGCTCtccgtccttgtccttccgCTCCCATGTGAGCTCGCAGAGCGACAGCGAAAGGGTAggcgaggagatggagatcatcaagacgtGGTTTTCAGTCCTCAACGACGAAGAACGAACAGCCGCCCTCACATCCATCGCCGAGCTACCGTGTCTCCGCGAGATCGAGCCCTTGATCCAGACCCTCAAGGACCGCAAGCGGGACCTCTGGCGTCGACAGGAGGAACTCCTCATCCAGCCGGGAACAAAGCCCAAGTGGCCGATGCCGGCGTTCCCTCACAACTCCCAAGACCCTAGATGGGTAGCCAAATGGCTCCGCGCGTTGAGGCTGCACAAGTACGAAAAGTGCCTGACTGGAATGTCCCCGGCGCAGGTTTCACGTCTAAGTGATGAGGATCTGCAACAGCTGGGTGTTGACACTGTCGGCGCAAGGACGAAGCTGCTCCGAGTGAGTGTTTCTTGATAATCGGCAGAATTTGTATCATGTCTAACAATGTACAGGCCATCTCAACTGGATGAACATcatataataccttaatttCGCCCGCGAGACGGGCTGGTCAAGGCAGCTGAGCTGCCTACAAACACGAAAACGTCCTCGAGACGACCGCTACCACTTGGAACAGCACTTTCTCTCAGAAAGGGGGGCAGCGATGAATCACAGCACCAAAGCAAAGACCCCATCGCCAGGGTCAAACATGGGAAGGCCGAGAGTTCAGGTCGATgccttggtgatgggtgGGCTGAGGTctggcggtggtggtgttgatgtggtTTGACACGGGGAAACAATGGCGTTAATCTGGGCGGCATAAATGAGCTACACCCCATCCGGCACAATACAGCCGTCGACAGCCCTGTGGGAGCTGTCCCGATTTTATTAGATACCTTGTCTCGTACCAAATTTAGCCGTCAAGGCATATTATCTGAAACATGACGTTGGGGGGGAGATCTACGATGGGATGCTTGCCAT
Protein-coding sequences here:
- a CDS encoding SAM domain-containing protein, whose protein sequence is MSSYSSFSSSISGSASSSPSLSFRSHVSSQSDSERVGEEMEIIKTWFSVLNDEERTAALTSIAELPCLREIEPLIQTLKDRKRDLWRRQEELLIQPGTKPKWPMPAFPHNSQDPRWVAKWLRALRLHKYEKCLTGMSPAQVSRLSDEDLQQLGVDTVGARTKLLRAISTG